From a single Solanum dulcamara chromosome 4, daSolDulc1.2, whole genome shotgun sequence genomic region:
- the LOC129886482 gene encoding uncharacterized protein LOC129886482 isoform X2: MEFFFFNKSSTLVAAHLNHQVSALIREMAASKGMELEEHLVDTNEEDNGDENLRTLFLKELNLILILSFLSLSSEELDFDATEINESGKANQEHKVVSDPRFRKRGGINKYRAVEPETQRHSTKFRDCRHCLKM; this comes from the exons ATGGAGTTCTTTTTCTTCAACAAATCGAGCACACTGGTGGCGGCTCACCTCAACCACCAAGTCTCCGCCCTCATCAG agaaatggCTGCAAGCAAGGGAATGGAGCTAGAAGAACATTTGGTGGATACAAATGAAGAAGACAATGGTGATGAAAATTTAAGGACATTGTTTCTTAAAGAGCTGAATCTCATTCTAATTCTCTCGTTTCTTTCGTTATCATCTGAAGAACTTGATTTTGATGCAACGGAGATAAATGAAAGCGGCAAAGCTAACCAAGAACACAAAGTTGTTTCTGATCCGCGTTTCAGAAAACGGGGTGGAATCAATAAATACAGGGCCGTTGAACCAGAAACTCAGAGACACTCGACCAAGTTTAGAGACTGCAG GCATTGCCTAAAAATGTGA
- the LOC129886481 gene encoding mitochondrial adenine nucleotide transporter ADNT1-like — MASEDVKASESAVEKIVNLAEEAKLARQEIRPTSHAVISICKSLVAGGVAGGVSRTAVAPLERLKILLQVQNPHNIKYNGTISGLKYIWRTEGFKGLFKGNGTNCARIVPNSAVKFFSYEQASKGILCLYQQQTGNEDAQLTPLLRLGAGACAGIIAMSATYPMDMVRGRITVQTEKSPYQYRGMVHALSTILREEGPRALYKGWLPSVIGVIPYVGLNFAVYESLKEWLVKTKPLGLVDDSTELGVVTRLACGAVAGTVGQTVAYPLDVVRRRMQMVGWKDAASIVTGDGMSKASVEYSGMIDTFRKTVRYEGFTALYKGLVPNSVKVVPSIAIAFVTYEQVKDLLGVEIRISD; from the exons ATGGCTTCTGAAGATGTGAAGGCGAGCGAATCAGCGGTGGAGAAAATTGTGAATCTGGCTGAAGAGGCGAAGCTAGCTAGACAAGAAATCAGGCCTACAAGCCATGCTGTTATCAGTATCTGCAAGTCACTTGTAGCTGGAGGTGTCGCCGGAGGCGT GTCACGAACTGCTGTTGCCCCACTGGAACGGCTAAAGATATTACTCCAG GTTCAGAATCCACATAACATAAAATACAATGGGACTATTTCAGGCTTAAAATATATCTGGAGAACTGAGGGGTTCAAAGGACTGTTCAAGGGCAATGGCACCAATTGTGCACGTATCGTCCCAAACTCAGCAGTCAAGTTCTTCAGCTATGAGCAAGCTTCCAA GGGTATACTATGTCTTTACCAGCAACAAACTGGCAATG AGGATGCTCAGCTCACTCCCTTACTACGTCTTGGAGCTGGAGCTTGTGCTGGCATTATTGCCATGTCTGCAACTTACCCAATGGACATGGTGCGGGGAAGAATCACTGTGCag ACAGAGAAGTCTCCTTATCAGTACAGAGGAATGGTCCATGCCTTATCCACCATACTCCGTGAGGAAGGTCCACGTGCTTTGTATAAAGGATGGCTTCCTTCTGTCATAGGAGTT ATTCCATATGTGGGACTTAACTTTGCAGTTTACGAATCTCTAAAAGAATGGTTGGTCAAAACAAAACCACTTGGTCTAGTTGATGATTCTACTGAGCTTGGTGTTGTTACAAGGCTGGCATGTGGGGCTGTGGCAGGGACTGTGGGGCAAACCGTTGCTTACCCTCTTGACGTTGTACGCAGAAGGATGCAGATGGTGGGTTGGAAAGATGCTGCATCCATCGTTACTGGTGATGGGATGAGCAAGGCCTCTGTTGAATATTCTGGTATGATTGATACTTTCAGGAAAACTGTGAGGTATGAGGGCTTCACGGCCTTGTACAAGGGTTTGGTGCCTAATTCAGTGAAG GTCGTCCCTTCAATAGCTATTGCTTTTGTGACATATGAGCAAGTGAAGGACCTTTTGGGAGTTGAGATCAGAATATCTGACTGA
- the LOC129886480 gene encoding jasmonoyl--L-amino acid synthetase JAR4-like, with protein sequence MKFDPEEVIEEFEALTKEAGKVQEETLKKILEENGGTVYLQQWGLNGRIDPEAFKACVPLVTHKDLEPYIQRIADGDLSPVLTGKPITTISLSSGTTQGRPKFVPFNDELMESTMQIYKTSFAFRNREFPIENGKALQFIYSSKQFKTKGGLAAGTATTNVYRNAHFKKTMKAMQTPCCSPDEVIFGPDFHQSLYCHLLCGLIFRDEVQVVSSTFAHSIVHAFRTFEQVWEELVVDIREGVLSTRVTVPSMRSAMLKLLKPDLEQADTIYNKCSGLSNWYGLIPVLFPNARYIYGIMTGSMEPYLKKLRHYAGDLPLLSADYGSSEGWIGANVNPKLPPELVTYAVLPNIGYFEFIPLRVTMDGLEPTPVGLAEVKLGEEYEIVVTNFAGLYRYRLGDVVKIKGFHNDTPELQFICRRNLLLSINIDKNTEKDLQLAVEAAARLLVDEKLDVVDFTSHVSFATNPGHYVVFWELSGEASDETLQECCNCLDKSFVDAGYVGSRKVNVIGALELRVVKKGTFHKILDHFVGLGGAVSQFKTPRCVGQNNSRLLQILCYDVVKSYFSTAYC encoded by the exons ATGAAATTTGATCCAGAAGAAGTGATTGAGGAATTTGAAGCGTTGACCAAAGAAGCTGGTAAAGTTCAAGAAGAGACTCTTAAAAAGATACTAGAAGAGAATGGAGGCACAGTGTATCTACAACAATGGGGTCTAAATGGAAGAATTGATCCTGAGGCTTTCAAGGCTTGTGTTCCTCTAGTCACTCACAAAGATTTAGAGCCTTATATTCAAAGAATTGCTGATGGGGATCTTTCCCCTGTTCTCACCGGAAAACCCATTACAACAATCTCATTAAG TTCGGGTACTACTCAGGGAAGGCCAAAGTTTGTACCTTTCAATGATGAGTTGATGGAATCCACTATGCAGATATACAAAACTTCTTTTGCATTTAGGAATAG AGAATTCCCAATTGAGAATGGGAAGGCGTTGCAGTTCATTTACAGCAGCAAGCAGTTCAAGACAAAGGGAGGTTTGGCAGCTGGAACTGCAACTACCAACGTATATCGTAATGCGCATTTCAAGAAGACAATGAAGGCAATGCAAACCCCATGTTGTAGCCCTGATGAAGTTATATTTGGTCCTGATTTCCACCAATCTTTGTACTGCCATCTCTTGTGTGGCCTCATTTTTCGGGACGAAGTGCAAGTGGTCTCCTCTACATTTGCCCACAGCATTGTCCATGCGTTTAGAACTTTCGAACAAGTCTGGGAAGAACTTGTTGTAGACATAAGAGAGGGAGTCCTGTCTACCCGAGTCACGGTCCCTTCAATGAGATCAGCAATGTTGAAATTGCTGAAGCCTGATCTAGAGCAGGCTGATACCATTTATAATAAGTGTTCTGGATTAAGCAATTGGTACGGTTTGATTCCCGTGCTCTTCCCTAATGCCAGGTACATATATGGAATCATGACAGGGTCCATGGAACCTTACCTCAAGAAATTGAGGCATTATGCAGGGGACCTACCACTACTGAGTGCAGATTATGGTTCTTCTGAAGGATGGATTGGTGCAAATGTCAATCCTAAGTTGCCCCCTGAGCTAGTTACTTATGCAGTGCTTCCAAATATCGGTTATTTCGAATTCATTCCTCTCAGGGTAACTATGGATGGCCTTGAGCCTACACCTGTGGGTCTTGCTGAAGTTAAACTAGGTGAAGAGTATGAAATTGTTGTCACCAACTTTGCAG GGTTGTATCGCTATAGACTCGGTGATGttgtaaaaataaaaggatTCCACAATGACACACCAGAGCTCCAGTTCATTTGTCGCAGAAATCTTTTGCTAAGCATAAACATTGACAAAAATACTGAGAAAGACTTACAGCTAGCTGTAGAAGCAGCAGCCAGGCTCTTAGTAGATGAAAAGCTAGATGTAGTCGATTTCACAAGCCACGTGAGTTTTGCAACAAATCCGGGACACTACGTGGTTTTCTGGGAACTCAGTGGTGAAGCCAGTGATGAAACATTGCAAGAATGCTGTAATTGTTTGGACAAATCGTTTGTTGATGCAGGCTACGTGGGGTCTCGGAAGGTGAATGTAATTGGAGCACTTGAGCTTAGAGTTGTGAAGAAGGGGACTTTTCATAAGATATTAGATCATTTTGTAGGATTAGGGGGTGCTGTTAGCCAGTTCAAGACTCCAAGATGTGTTGGTCAGAACAACAGCAGACTGTTACAGATCCTATGTTATGATGTTGTCAAGAGCTATTTTAGTACTGCCTACTGTTGA
- the LOC129886482 gene encoding uncharacterized protein LOC129886482 isoform X1 has protein sequence MAASKGMELEEHLVDTNEEDNGDENLRTLFLKELNLILILSFLSLSSEELDFDATEINESGKANQEHKVVSDPRFRKRGGINKYRAVEPETQRHSTKFRDCRHCLKM, from the exons atggCTGCAAGCAAGGGAATGGAGCTAGAAGAACATTTGGTGGATACAAATGAAGAAGACAATGGTGATGAAAATTTAAGGACATTGTTTCTTAAAGAGCTGAATCTCATTCTAATTCTCTCGTTTCTTTCGTTATCATCTGAAGAACTTGATTTTGATGCAACGGAGATAAATGAAAGCGGCAAAGCTAACCAAGAACACAAAGTTGTTTCTGATCCGCGTTTCAGAAAACGGGGTGGAATCAATAAATACAGGGCCGTTGAACCAGAAACTCAGAGACACTCGACCAAGTTTAGAGACTGCAG GCATTGCCTAAAAATGTGA
- the LOC129886484 gene encoding uncharacterized protein LOC129886484, translating to MPALEEFRQIGEVIGSLKALMVFQDDIQINQKQCCLLVDMLKCAYKTIAETMKQNLKFEEKNFKWKILENPLRELLRVFKEAEQYIKQSLENKDFWAKAIVLYKNTDCVEFHIHNLLSCVPIVIEAIEIAGEISGSDHDNIQKKRFIYSMKYQKEFKDPRIFQWKFGEQYMVSQKFCERVSLVWNEDKWILQNKIREKRNSGSCTLTKHEKRLADLLLKNLNEMETQSDHKLSRSSVLVNSKDYQIRRRLGSGSQYKEIQWLGETFCLRHLFGDIKPLIPDISQELHLSHPNIMHISCGFTDEEKRECFLIMELMNKDLASYIKEICGPRKRVPFSLPVAIDLLLQIARGMEYLHSEKIYHGELSPSNILVKARSVSTEGYLHAKVCGFGSSCSINLPQKANVNQNNGTLPFIWFSPEVLAEQEQSGSGGNIKHTEKSDVYSFGMICFEVLTGKVPFEDSHLQGDKMSRNIRAGERPLFPFHSPKYVTNLTKRCWHTDPYQRPNFSSICRVLRYVKRFLVMNPEHSQQDSPLPPVDYGEIEAAILRSFPFLGNSESDPLPVTQIPFHMFAYRVTEKEKSSTIHRDINSESGSDGTSACGDDPVTADDALPSPTEKKNIAAPEIFPKRLSNRKLADIKVGKQPGTPRGRTIRPPSIRTIRQNSESQLMMMNSPRTRRSSGHASDSDLP from the exons ATGCCGGCGTTGGAGGAATTCAGGCAGATAGGAGAGGTAATTGGGAGTCTTAAAGCTCTGATGGTTTTTCAAGATGACatacaaataaatcaaaaacAATGTTGCTTGTTGGTGGATATGCTCAAATGTGCCTACAAGACAATTGCAGAAACAATGAAACaaaacttgaaatttgaagagaagAATTTCAAATGGAAAATTCTTGAGAACCCCTTGAGAGAGCTTCTCAGGGTGTTCAAAGAAGCAGAGCAGTACATCAAGCAATCCCTGGAAAATAAGGATTTTTGGGCAAAAGCTATAGTTCTCTATAAGAATACAGATTGCGTTGAATTTCACATCCACAATTTGCTCTCTTGTGTGCCAATTGTCATCGAGGCCATAGAAATAGCAGGGGAGATTTCAGGTAGTGACCATGACAACATACAGAAGAAGAGATTCATTTACTCAATGAAGTATCAGAAAGAGTTTAAGGACCCAAGAATCTTCCAATGGAAATTCGGAGAACAGTACATGGTCTCCCAGAAGTTCTGCGAAAGGGTAAGCTTAGTTTGGAATGAAGACAAGTGGATTTTGCAGAATAAAATTCGAGAAAAGAGGAATTCAGGTTCATGTACTTTGACAAAGCATGAGAAGCGACTTGCTGATCTCCTCTTGAAGAACTTAAACGAGATGGAGACACAGAGTGATCATAAACTTTCACGGAGCTCAGTTCTTGTAAATTCGAAAGATTACCAAATAAGAAGGCGATTAGGTAGTGGAAGTCAATATAAGGAGATCCAATGGTTGGGGGAGACCTTCTGTTTAAGGCATTTGTTTGGGGATATAAAGCCCCTGATTCCAGATATTTCCCAAGAACTGCATCTCTCCCATCCAAATATAATGCACATCTCCTGTGGTTTTACTGACGAAGAAAAGAGGGAATGTTTCTTAATCATGGAACTTATGAACAAAGATTTAGCTAGTTACATCAAAGAGATCTGTGGACCAAGAAAGCGcgtacctttttctcttccAGTTGCAATTGATTTACTCCTTCAGATTGCAAGAGGCATGGAATACCTACACTCAGAGAAAATATATCATGGTGAATTGAGTCCTTCCAACATCCTTGTCAAGGCGAGGAGCGTATCTACAGAAGGGTATTTACATGCAAAGGTTTGTGGATTTGGCTCATCATGTTCTATCAACCTTCCTCAGAAAGCTAATGTGAATCAAAATAATGGGACACTCCCATTCATCTGGTTTTCCCCAGAAGTTCTAGCTGAACAAGAGCAGTCGGGGAGTGGAGGAAACATCAAGCATACTGAGAAATCTGATGTGTACAGTTTTGGGATGATATGTTTTGAGGTTTTAACAGGGAAAGTTCCATTTGAAGATAGCCATCTACAAGGAGACAAAATGAGTAGAAATATAAGGGCAGGAGAAAGGCCATTATTCCCATTTCACTCACCAAAATATGTGACTAACTTGACAAAGAGATGTTGGCATACTGATCCATATCAACGACCAAATTTTTCATCCATCTGCAGGGTTCTCCGCTATGTGAAGAGATTCTTGGTGATGAATCCTGAACACAGCCAACAAGACTCACCATTGCCACCAGTTGACTATGGGGAGATTGAAGCTGCTATCTTAAGGAGCTTCCCCTTCTTAGGAAATTCTGAATCTGATCCTCTGCCTGTTACACAAATACCTTTCCACATGTTTGCATACAGGGTGACCGAGAAAGAAAAGTCGAGTACAATTCACAGAGACATAAATTCTGAATCAGGAAGTGATGGAACTTCAGCATGTGGGGATGATCCTGTAACGGCAGATGATGCACTTCCATCACCAACCGAAAAGAAGAATATTGCAGCTCCTGAGATTTTTCCCAAGAGACTTTCGAATAGGAAACTTGCAGATATCAAAGTCGGCAAGCAACCAG GAACACCAAGGGGACGGACGATAAGACCTCCAAGTATACGTACTATAAGGCAGAATTCTGAAAGTCAGTTAATGATGATGAACAGCCCAAGAACACGGAGATCATCTGGTCATGCATCAGATTCGGACCTTCCTTAA